The segment AAGAACGCAGAAGGAAAGTTCCTCTTCAGAAATGACAGCCGATTCCTTTCAACTAAACATAATTCCCATTGAATTAATGAATCCTAGAACATTAAACcgttctaataatttaaaatcaaacattgCCTTAAAAATAGCCGTAGTAACCAATCAACGCCACTAATTACTGAAAATACGGGCAATCAAGTGTTTTCTAGCTCCATATCGCACCAATCGCCAACAAGAAATCACTGGAAGAGCTGAAATGCGTAATCACTTGTATTCCACTGGATGATCCTTACTTAATGCAATAACTTCAAGCGAATTATATTCAGAAACAGCAAATTGAAGAGACGCACATAACATCAGAGCAATCAAAACAACAGCAGCTAAAATGAAGTTCATAAGAACGATAAAGAGATTGAAAGATTGGAAATACCTGAGGAAGAATCTTTGATCTCGGTCTTTGTATCCTCCATTCGAGATTTTCCTTGGGATTGATTAACCCGGCCTCGCTCTTCTGTCCGCTCGCTGGACCATCCCTTCCCCCGTTTACGACGAAACTGACGGTATACACATGTCGACAGTTCTGACCGCGGGACGACTTGTCGTTATGTTTAGCAATTTTACAAAGCCCAACTCGGCCCAATACGACACGTTTAGGCCCGTTGATCGCCGAATATAAGGAATGAGAAGCACCTTGGtggttataaattatttttaaatgaatttgtcttcaataaatatttaacatatatttaaatttttaattttattttatgtattcaatatttttttattattttgtcgaattataaaatgtaaaatttaaaatttacgtaaatatttttatgcaatgaaattttatatatatatatattatttaaaaattatatatatatttttaaaaagtttaaaaatattattagtgTTAATTTTACATAgaaattgttaatattttatttaaaaaatatggttcAAGTTTTGgataatattcttttcttttaaattttaaaaaattagtattctgaaaatttagaaattattttttaaaataatatttttattaatttagaaaaaaacgAACTAGCCCACAGAGAATTGGCCCAATGCGACGTCGTTTTACCTTTCGATTACTTGAATTAAGCGCCGCAAAGCATTTAAAATCGTATTtagattattaaattaaatctcaCTAGCCGTTACAATGCAGCCTTTCGTTTTCCCCTTTACCCTTTTGACTTttcgaatttcaaaattcaaacgaCTCTTTCCCTCTTCCATTAATTAGATCACTCCAACGGTTTctcaatttcatcttcttctcaagTGTCCATTGAAACCCTAGAAATCTGCAAATTCGCAATTTCTTCTCTAGTTTCCACTCACACAGTGCGCTAAAACCCTAGAAATCTCCAAATTCGCTCGCAGTCGCTTCTGATCTTCACAAGTGGAATCTAAATCGGTCAAATCTAATGGGTTCTTCAAGAAATTGGCTCAAATCTCTCATCAGTCACAAAAAGCCTCATCAGATTACGGAGCAAGTAAGTCTCGCGCATGCGcgatttgtttgaaaattctGTGCCCTAATTTTTTTCTGTTCAATTTGTAGGAGAAAGTTGGGGATGGgaacaagaagaaatggagGCTATGGAGGAGCGTATCTGATGGAAATGGTTCATCGAGTAAACTTACGAAGAAGGAATTTCTCGAATCAACAGAATCGCACGATTCGAAGCTTTTGGCTAATGCTGTGGCGGCGGTGGCTCGAGCTCCGTTGAAGGATTTCGTGGTGGTGCGACAGCATTGGGCAGCTCTTCGGATCCAGACGGCTTTTCGTGGCTTCTTGGTATAATCCACTTTTTTAAATCTGTAAAAATGGATCTGGAAATCATACTTTTGGGTTGGGCTTTGCAGGCAAGAAGGGCGTTGAGGGCTTTGAAGGCAGTGGTGAGGCTTCAGGCCATATTTCGGGGTCGGCAAGTGAGGAACCAGGCCGCTGTGACACTGAGGTGTATGCAGGCGCTGCTTCGAGTTCAAGCCAGAGTTAGAGCTAGACCTGTTACTGCTGATGGTTCTCAAGAAGAAGCTGATCCGATCAAGCAGGCTGAGGTAACTTTTTGAATCTAAATGACTCGTTTTCTGTCATGAAATTTCTAGGATCTAAAGGATTATAAtggttttttcttgttttgcaGAAGGGATGGTGTGATAATCCGGGAACTGTGGAAGAAGTGAAAAATAAGCATCAGATGAGAAAAGAGGGAGCTGCTAAAAGGGAAAGAGCTCTTGCTTATTCCATTTTACAACAGGTAATAAGAGTTGCCTGAATATTTCGTCTTTCTCATGATTCGTGTTTGGCATCGGTGTCCGTGTCggttgttgaggattgttgggagggagtcccacgttggctgaTTTAGGGGGTGATCAtgggtatgaggccttttggagaaacacaaagcaaagccatgaaagcttatgctcaaagtgtaATGTCATTGTGGAGATCATTACTAACGTATATAAGAGcaatgcccttaacttagtcatgtcaatagaatccccAAATATCGAATAAATgagttgtgagtctcgaaggtgtagtcaaaagtcaTGAAGAcatgactcaagtgtcgaataaagagtatactttattcgagggctctagaggAAGGaatcaagcctcgattaaggggaggctattcgagggcTCTTTAGGCCTCATGgaaggctctatggtgtactttgtgtCTACATTGGTATGTATGAGCCttttttgggaagcccaaagcaaaggtacgagagcttatgctcaaagtgcacaatattataccattgtggagatctgTAATTCCTAACATCGGTGTCAATGTAGAAGTCGGTGCTTGTATCGGGCTGAAATGGCTTAGTTCATTCTTCAAACTTTTATCAACTTGTTGGAAAGAACAATTAAAGAACAAATCAGACTAAAACATATACCCTTCGGAAGTTAGTGTCTTTTATGTAATCTGAATGCAATGCTTGTGATTAATGGTGATGATAAATAATTTCCCATTTCAGAGATCAAAATCATGTGCTAGTCCTAAAAGAGGTACGAGCAAACAAATGCTCCAACAGAGGAAGTTTGACAAGAATTACAAGCAGCAGGATTTGAGCTGGTTAGACCGGTGGATGGCGGCCAATTCATGGGAAACCGCTTCATTGGACACTGTCCCGCCGGGAAACACGCCGTTTTCCCGGAGAAGTGAAGATGTAGGCTACTTTCCTGACAGTTTCAGAACCCGAAAAAACAATGTCACGACAAGAATCTCAGCTCCACCCAATCAAATTGCTCGGTCTCCGTCTTCCTCGGAGTCTGTCTACGATGAGTACTCTGCCTCCATGTCGTCGTCGACCTCGGGGGCAGTGGGGGCGGCAGCAGGTGAAGAGGAGATCAGAAGTAAGCCGAGTTATATGTATCCCACGGCGTCAATCAAAGCAAAGCAGAGAACCGGTGGCGGGAGGACTCCGGTGGTCGAAAACCGAGAGACAACGAGCAACAGTACATGTTCTGAGAGTTCAGGGAGGTTATGCCGGGATATGTATCAAGAACCGCCATTTGGACGGCGAGATTGGGTGAGATGCTGAAGAAAAGAGCCACCGTATGCGGCGGCTTGCCGGGAGTGTATGGGattttaacttctttttttcatttcaacaaCTTGTTGCCTTTTTGTGTGGGCTGTGTGGTGTGTTTATATACATTGTGACTAGATATGGTGTTACCCAATACAAATTGTTTGGAATCTAatataaattgtttttcttttttctttttttgtcaagttaaaacatatttacaCGATGCTCGAACGAACCGTCAACTTGTGCACGCACGCACACATTTAAGTTATTAATAGTATTAATGTACTAAGTTATGCTCGAGATGGCATCATGAAGTGTAATTGGGGCTTGAGAGTCTTGATTAGTACAATATTTAGTTGTCATGTCCTAGTAATCATTATATTGCTCGATAATACTTGGTAAAGAAGCTTAGTACTGACTTTTTTTATAGTAGAAATGAGTGACGTTTATAGTCGAAATGAAGAATTTTGTTTAAGGTTCGATGAAGCTATAAAGACGAGAAGAAAAGTATAATGAGGTTAAATATTAGTAAGTTATCGGGtgttcttttaaataatagtttAAAATAGATCAGCAAGGCAGACATCGACACGTGCAGGGAGGCTCGTAATGCCTCCCTTTATTTGCTTGCCTCCTTACCGCTCAAAATGATGTTCAGTTTTGAATGGTTGACTTTTATTAGTAAAATGAATGACTTGCTTCTTTCGTGGAGCGTCAAGCTTTGTAAGCAAGCAGGTTCTCGTGAGAAAGCAGGTTAAGCATCGTGAAATATTTTAAGGTTAATCTATGATTGCATGTGTCATGATGCCGCACGGTTGAAAAAGTACAACCGGTTATTCAATCGTGGCCCAACACTAAACAAGCCCACTAAAAAGTTTGGGCCCAATATTCTAACAAGCCCATTAAACATAAGAACTACGTGATGGGCCGGCGGGTAAGTTTGtgattttagaatttataCGACGCCGtttaataatgaagaaaataacgaATTTCGCATTCTTATCCATTCAGCGCGATTTTCAAAAGCCCTTCCTCTGATAGGGCACCTAGGGCTTTACTCTGCctgagaaaaaaagaagaagacgaaatTCACTGTTTATTTTACAAGTCGGATCATGATTTTCATTGATTAGCAGAAGAATTTCCAGCTTCAATTGCGGAAGAAAGGCATTCCAATGCTGTTTTCAACTCCTGCAATGGTGAAAATTTCCTCCAAATGTACGATTAACAGCACCAGTTTGATTGACGGAGTGAATTGGAAGAAGGGAATGTGGATAGTACAGGAAGTGAAATGAAGCATTCGGTGAGTCAGTatgattcttcatcttctatcatttttttttaatagagcGGTCATCGCTCCTGTAAATACATGCATAATTTTATGGGAAATAGTTGCTGAATCGATATTTTTTGGAGCATGAGatttcgttttttttcttacttggTAGCAAACTGTTCGTTGGAGGCGTTTCTTTGGAGACCACTGAAGGTAATGAATTTAGTAAGTTGTTGATTTCTTGGGGGTGTGGGGGTACCATAGAAACTGGGGTGCTTTTTGTTCGTTTAATCATTTACTGTTCTTTGTATTGGAATCATATGATAGCTGATGGATTCTTTGATacattattattcttatttgaTAAGATGGGCACTTTCATCAAGCCAAAAAAAACCCCTCCAATGTTGGTATAGTGTTCTTCATAACTAGGCAGAAATCAATGACATATCTTTCTTTTAGTGTATTGATCTTTTGAGCTTATATTTGTAGTTGCAAAATCAATCACATATCTTTCTTGTTATTGTTCTATCAACGTCTTGTTTTCAGTTCcctgtttctttcttcattttattccACATTATTTTGCTACGGGCGCCTAAACGAGCATCATTTGAAAACTTGGCATTCGCCAAAGTTTAATAATTGTTAGCATAGTTCATCGGTAATTGACATATACTCATTCTCNATTATTCTTATTTGATAAGATGGGCACTTTCATCAAGCCAAAAGAGAACCCTTCCAATGTTGGTTTAGTGTTCTTCATAACTAGGCAGAAATCAATCACATATCTTTCTTTTAGTGTATTGATCTTTTGAACTTATATTTCTAGTTGCAAAATCAATCACATATCTTTCTTGTTATTGTTCTATCAATGTCTTGTTTTCAGctccctctttctttcttcattttattccacattattttgattattttgcTACGGGCGCCTAAACGAGCGTCATTTGAAAACTAGCATAGTTCATCGGTAATTGACATATACTCATTCTCTTGAAGTTAGAAGTTCATAATCTCCACGCTTCTCATTTGTTGTAGTCAAAAGACTAGTTGATGCTAAAAAACTCTTCCAAAGTTTAGTGACCTCC is part of the Cucurbita pepo subsp. pepo cultivar mu-cu-16 chromosome LG12, ASM280686v2, whole genome shotgun sequence genome and harbors:
- the LOC111806388 gene encoding protein IQ-DOMAIN 1-like: MGSSRNWLKSLISHKKPHQITEQEKVGDGNKKKWRLWRSVSDGNGSSSKLTKKEFLESTESHDSKLLANAVAAVARAPLKDFVVVRQHWAALRIQTAFRGFLARRALRALKAVVRLQAIFRGRQVRNQAAVTLRCMQALLRVQARVRARPVTADGSQEEADPIKQAEKGWCDNPGTVEEVKNKHQMRKEGAAKRERALAYSILQQRSKSCASPKRGTSKQMLQQRKFDKNYKQQDLSWLDRWMAANSWETASLDTVPPGNTPFSRRSEDVGYFPDSFRTRKNNVTTRISAPPNQIARSPSSSESVYDEYSASMSSSTSGAVGAAAGEEEIRSKPSYMYPTASIKAKQRTGGGRTPVVENRETTSNSTCSESSGRLCRDMYQEPPFGRRDWVRC